The Clostridium chauvoei genome has a window encoding:
- a CDS encoding NAD(+)/NADH kinase, with protein MKNIAIAINPSKDNNGEIVKKVRNEILKEFKNASICILNSYEILNYKFDTPIDFMVVLGGDGTILGVARQINGKMDIPLLGINIGNLGFISSVEISDISKAMKKLKEGNYKIENRIMLECEFSLQETKDKCKALNDVVVARGTLSRMVKFQVFIDGKRYYTFKGDGLIVGTPTGSTAYSFSAGGPFVYPDVDIITLTPICPHTKGMQTIVLNSDSEIEIQAENGEEEIYITFDGQKAVRSNHEALIKVKKSKEYAKIILFDDYDYFKVLRTKIINNSKECEGD; from the coding sequence TGAAATTGTTAAAAAAGTTAGAAATGAAATTCTGAAAGAATTTAAAAATGCTAGCATATGCATATTAAATAGTTATGAGATATTAAACTATAAATTTGACACTCCTATAGATTTTATGGTAGTACTAGGTGGAGATGGAACGATTCTTGGAGTTGCTAGACAGATAAATGGTAAAATGGATATACCACTTTTAGGAATAAACATTGGGAATTTAGGGTTTATTTCAAGTGTTGAAATATCAGATATTAGTAAAGCTATGAAAAAACTTAAAGAAGGAAATTATAAAATAGAAAATAGAATAATGCTTGAATGTGAATTTTCATTGCAGGAAACAAAAGATAAATGTAAGGCTTTAAATGATGTAGTAGTAGCTAGAGGAACTTTATCAAGAATGGTGAAATTTCAAGTTTTTATAGATGGTAAACGTTACTATACCTTTAAGGGGGATGGTCTTATTGTAGGGACTCCAACTGGATCAACAGCATATTCATTTTCTGCAGGAGGACCTTTTGTTTACCCAGATGTTGATATAATTACTTTAACTCCAATTTGTCCACATACTAAAGGAATGCAGACTATTGTATTAAATAGTGATAGTGAGATAGAAATACAAGCTGAAAATGGAGAAGAAGAAATATACATTACTTTTGATGGACAAAAAGCAGTAAGATCCAATCATGAAGCACTTATAAAAGTAAAAAAATCAAAAGAATATGCGAAAATAATATTATTTGATGATTATGATTATTTTAAGGTACTTAGGACGAAAATAATAAATAATTCAAAAGAATGTGAAGGTGATTAG
- a CDS encoding arginine repressor, whose protein sequence is MKSKRHNKILEIINEKDIETQEELAEELKMAGFDVTQATVSRDIKILKLIKMQGVSGKYKYITSSKEPKDINDKLASILSNAAVSVENVDKFVVVKTLTGSANAVAEAIDTLFDTDVAGTIAGDNTIFILVRNIEKAEELVTRVRKMII, encoded by the coding sequence ATGAAGTCAAAAAGACATAATAAAATATTGGAAATAATAAATGAAAAAGATATAGAAACTCAAGAAGAATTAGCTGAAGAGTTAAAGATGGCAGGATTTGATGTTACACAAGCAACAGTTTCTAGAGATATAAAAATTTTAAAATTAATAAAAATGCAAGGTGTATCAGGAAAATATAAATATATAACCTCATCAAAAGAACCAAAAGATATAAATGACAAGCTTGCAAGTATTCTTTCAAATGCAGCTGTATCAGTAGAAAATGTAGATAAATTTGTAGTAGTAAAAACATTAACAGGATCTGCAAATGCAGTTGCAGAAGCTATAGATACATTATTTGATACAGATGTAGCAGGAACTATAGCAGGAGATAATACTATATTTATTTTAGTTAGAAATATAGAAAAGGCAGAAGAATTAGTAACAAGAGTAAGAAAAATGATTATATAA
- the recN gene encoding DNA repair protein RecN has protein sequence MLLQLNIKNFALIQEISVEFGEGFNILSGETGAGKSILIDTIDYVLGGKFSKDLIRYGESKTFVEAIFSIENEELFEILRELEIEIDELLIISRETTISGKSIIKVNGKSVVLAHLKKIREKLLDIHGQHQNQNLLNRSSHIAYLDSFCGLEIEKLLDKYTVLREEYVSINEKIESLKGNEDREKLIDYIKFQIEDIEKGNLKIGEEENLKEEFNLLSNAEKISLSLSKSYEILDAQTQGLSVIDGLSKVVNELLTVEKHFDKLREKREQIEGASYILEEASRDIRDIMGEIYYDEAELEKINGRIYEISLYKKKYGDSIEKVLDYLKKLKNQEEELNNSEEIILKLKEKSQKVLSEMQILGEKMHDLRVDKALILEKEIKEELSYVGLEKSRIKIEVELKEDFNLKGYDEVTFLISTNPGEPLKSLEKVLSGGELSRIMLALKCVFVDKDKIPTLIFDEIDTGISGAVAKRVGEKMYQVSTKHQVLCITHLPQISALSDCHYFVSKKVENGKTFTEIKTLNKENKIKEIAKMTSGDELSEVTLKNASEMVNFAEIKKKEIKNTHK, from the coding sequence ATGTTATTACAATTAAATATAAAAAACTTTGCTCTAATTCAAGAGATTTCTGTAGAGTTTGGAGAAGGTTTTAACATACTATCAGGTGAAACAGGAGCCGGTAAATCAATTTTAATAGATACGATAGATTATGTTTTAGGTGGGAAATTTTCTAAAGATTTAATTAGATATGGAGAAAGCAAAACCTTTGTAGAAGCTATATTTTCTATAGAAAATGAAGAATTATTTGAAATACTAAGGGAATTAGAAATTGAAATAGATGAACTTTTAATAATTTCAAGAGAAACAACTATTTCAGGAAAAAGTATAATTAAAGTAAATGGAAAGTCTGTAGTTCTTGCACATTTAAAGAAAATTAGAGAAAAATTATTAGATATTCATGGTCAACATCAAAATCAGAATTTATTAAATAGATCCAGCCATATAGCTTATTTAGATAGCTTTTGTGGATTAGAGATAGAAAAATTATTAGATAAATATACTGTTTTAAGGGAAGAATATGTTTCAATTAATGAAAAAATAGAAAGTTTAAAAGGCAATGAGGATAGAGAAAAGCTTATTGACTATATAAAATTTCAAATAGAAGATATAGAGAAGGGAAATTTAAAGATAGGTGAAGAAGAGAATTTAAAAGAAGAATTTAATCTTTTATCAAATGCAGAAAAAATATCGTTATCTTTAAGTAAATCCTATGAAATTTTAGATGCCCAAACACAAGGACTTTCAGTAATAGATGGACTTTCTAAAGTGGTAAATGAATTATTAACAGTTGAAAAACATTTTGATAAATTAAGAGAAAAAAGAGAACAAATAGAAGGTGCATCATATATTTTAGAAGAAGCTTCAAGAGATATTAGAGATATTATGGGAGAAATCTATTATGATGAAGCTGAACTAGAAAAGATTAATGGTAGAATTTACGAAATAAGCTTATATAAGAAAAAGTATGGAGATTCTATAGAAAAAGTATTAGATTATTTAAAGAAACTTAAAAATCAAGAAGAGGAACTTAATAATTCAGAAGAGATCATCTTAAAATTAAAAGAAAAATCTCAAAAAGTTTTATCTGAAATGCAAATACTAGGGGAAAAAATGCATGATTTAAGGGTAGATAAAGCCTTAATATTAGAAAAAGAAATTAAAGAAGAATTATCTTATGTCGGATTAGAAAAGTCTAGAATTAAAATTGAAGTAGAATTAAAAGAAGATTTTAATTTAAAAGGATATGATGAAGTAACATTTTTAATTTCAACAAATCCAGGAGAGCCACTTAAATCATTAGAGAAGGTATTATCTGGTGGTGAATTATCAAGAATAATGCTAGCTTTAAAATGTGTTTTTGTAGATAAGGATAAAATTCCAACATTAATTTTTGATGAAATAGATACTGGGATAAGTGGAGCTGTTGCTAAAAGAGTTGGAGAAAAAATGTATCAAGTTTCTACTAAACATCAAGTTTTATGTATTACTCATTTACCTCAAATTTCAGCATTATCAGACTGTCATTATTTTGTTTCTAAAAAAGTTGAAAATGGCAAAACTTTCACTGAAATAAAGACTTTAAACAAAGAAAATAAAATAAAAGAAATAGCCAAAATGACATCAGGAGATGAATTAAGTGAAGTTACATTAAAAAATGCTTCAGAAATGGTTAACTTTGCTGAAATAAAGAAAAAAGAAATAAAAAATACACACAAATAA